One segment of Nostoc flagelliforme CCNUN1 DNA contains the following:
- a CDS encoding primase-like DNA-binding domain-containing protein, giving the protein MLTTQQALASFDIRNFVDQLEPAKEKNKYICPACGGHNLSIVQETGKYSCFNNCECKDIREAIKPWAEVVAERAGANYTPSLNRLAAKPKRILPKPAPIPDGELGLVMLTQAATDIPQPKKLTSRPPKEVLGSATETIYPYSESQWIVRYQWPDANKEKGYSKTFRQWHRRLDGTPQMKKGDFPWGAYRIDEALAAAKSVNGTPALLQHEGEGCVEVGRSHGLAGITFQGSGWDKKTITREYQRAIEAGIGLIVFLHDPDDTGLKKLADCQDCAAEVGIGFIGINPHDICPDLPYKSSDIKEILGQMETPEFIRRLEQSIHAAVAQRNLELAESETIEKEVTDLSNSKIDIDPADPEAFYLPVCTAMNLPYSNCVTAGTFDGWAYRKIFPQTEWMVLNSSFYKWSQENLQWQHQDDNKAYKLLADAGESAYKLSYTKTFGWRITKPYETNAHKESAFKYCRSRLEPAEALPTNTHLLGFNNCVVDLRTGEQMPNRKDFYLTNIIPHDYEANKPCPEVFLKFLNESFGSELVEVIRAFTSMFLDPTAPYGRFPHLIGLSGGGKGTLGRFWSSLFGESGSSSASQFADISTPEGRHQYLSGKRIFGFPDVGGYAEGVRAFYELVDNGAMSGRALFNPVAYSIQWYIRFWVASVSHLQIENAGDGFLRRAYPIPVKNRDVTPDPTLWLKLQEVKSDIISWALAMPRAERDRILLSPPSSDRAKNLALEASLYGDSTKSFVDLCLRPSSSSSFIPQSRLHSWYVLYCREHGYAPLGMSKFISHLKTVLPHNFKERSWTPTINGKRERIQSHFAFIEPLAGVFEMKVPEGPPDSSQSSSEFWYCFKDKCLEGGIEEFEEFFHPIKTPEPLHSKTVHPVHPLNPPQFDPGQPETLTQQGCPPCPIVPPQELALQKKDELNSESEVNQFVDVIDNPSVPLDLVSNLDSPAVTGFEPVQQVNLAENSLDSQSRAAVTGFSAHQDASPQVNTALASAPVIANSVQSASAANIGVSLDHGQWKVGDKANYCGQSVSVSRIDTEDGSIMVRRQDGELINTEESELSRPSVKVGDKIEFFNDSVCKWQVGIIKSVKLMETYFCSATIEYRGFKGKVSEVEIFRSDWIKFLHLGR; this is encoded by the coding sequence AACAGATATTCCCCAACCGAAAAAATTAACGAGTAGACCACCAAAAGAAGTTCTTGGCAGTGCCACCGAAACAATTTATCCTTACTCAGAGTCGCAATGGATAGTTCGCTACCAGTGGCCAGATGCCAATAAGGAGAAAGGTTACAGCAAGACCTTTCGGCAATGGCATAGGCGACTTGATGGCACACCCCAAATGAAAAAAGGCGATTTTCCTTGGGGAGCATATCGCATTGATGAAGCGCTAGCTGCTGCTAAATCTGTGAATGGAACCCCGGCACTACTCCAGCATGAAGGCGAGGGATGCGTAGAAGTTGGTCGCTCGCATGGTCTTGCTGGAATTACGTTTCAGGGCAGTGGATGGGATAAAAAGACTATCACAAGAGAATATCAACGCGCAATTGAAGCAGGCATAGGATTAATCGTTTTTCTGCATGACCCCGATGACACTGGGCTAAAGAAACTCGCCGACTGCCAGGACTGTGCAGCCGAGGTTGGGATTGGATTTATTGGAATTAACCCTCACGACATCTGCCCCGATTTACCATATAAATCAAGTGACATCAAAGAAATCTTGGGGCAGATGGAAACACCAGAATTTATCCGGCGGCTAGAGCAGTCGATTCACGCGGCCGTAGCGCAGCGTAATCTTGAGTTGGCAGAATCCGAAACTATTGAAAAAGAAGTTACGGATTTATCTAATTCCAAAATAGATATTGACCCAGCAGACCCAGAGGCATTTTACTTGCCTGTATGCACTGCCATGAATTTACCCTATTCTAACTGCGTGACGGCGGGTACTTTTGATGGCTGGGCTTACCGAAAAATCTTTCCTCAAACTGAATGGATGGTACTGAATTCATCCTTTTACAAGTGGTCACAAGAGAATTTGCAATGGCAACACCAAGATGATAATAAAGCTTACAAGCTCCTCGCTGACGCTGGAGAATCCGCTTACAAGCTCTCTTACACAAAGACATTTGGCTGGAGAATAACCAAACCTTACGAAACTAACGCACACAAGGAATCTGCCTTTAAATATTGCCGCAGTCGCTTAGAACCAGCAGAAGCACTGCCAACCAATACTCATTTATTAGGGTTTAACAATTGTGTTGTTGATTTGCGAACTGGTGAACAAATGCCTAATCGCAAAGATTTTTACCTGACTAATATTATTCCCCACGATTACGAAGCCAACAAACCATGCCCAGAAGTTTTTCTCAAATTTCTAAATGAGAGCTTTGGGTCAGAATTGGTTGAAGTGATTCGGGCGTTCACGAGTATGTTTTTAGACCCAACCGCCCCTTATGGTCGGTTTCCCCACTTAATTGGCTTAAGTGGTGGGGGCAAGGGGACGCTAGGACGGTTTTGGAGTAGTTTATTTGGCGAATCCGGCTCTAGTAGCGCTTCACAATTTGCGGATATTTCTACACCTGAAGGACGGCATCAATATTTAAGTGGAAAGCGGATATTTGGATTCCCTGATGTAGGAGGTTATGCCGAAGGAGTCCGAGCTTTTTACGAATTAGTTGACAATGGGGCAATGAGCGGACGCGCTTTATTCAATCCAGTAGCTTATTCAATCCAGTGGTACATTCGGTTTTGGGTTGCCTCTGTAAGTCATCTACAGATTGAAAATGCTGGCGACGGCTTTCTGCGTCGAGCTTACCCAATCCCAGTAAAAAACCGAGATGTAACCCCTGACCCAACCTTGTGGCTGAAGCTACAAGAGGTGAAGTCCGACATAATTTCTTGGGCTTTAGCAATGCCACGAGCAGAACGCGATCGCATTTTGTTATCGCCTCCCTCTTCTGATCGGGCAAAGAATCTGGCGCTAGAGGCATCTTTGTACGGGGACTCGACCAAATCCTTTGTGGACTTGTGCTTACGCCCCTCATCGTCGTCTTCATTCATACCACAAAGTCGTTTACACAGTTGGTATGTACTTTACTGCCGGGAACATGGTTATGCTCCTTTGGGGATGTCCAAATTTATTAGCCATTTAAAAACAGTCTTGCCCCACAACTTCAAGGAACGTAGCTGGACACCCACGATCAACGGAAAGCGTGAAAGAATTCAGTCCCACTTTGCATTCATTGAACCACTGGCTGGGGTCTTTGAGATGAAAGTACCGGAGGGGCCACCGGATAGCTCACAATCTTCTTCGGAATTTTGGTATTGCTTTAAAGATAAATGCCTTGAAGGGGGAATAGAAGAATTCGAGGAGTTTTTTCACCCTATCAAAACGCCAGAACCCTTACACAGCAAGACTGTCCACCCTGTCCACCCACTAAATCCCCCTCAATTTGACCCTGGACAGCCTGAAACCCTTACACAGCAGGGCTGTCCACCCTGTCCAATTGTCCCCCCCCAAGAATTAGCATTGCAAAAAAAAGATGAGTTAAATTCTGAAAGTGAAGTTAATCAATTCGTTGATGTAATTGATAACCCTTCAGTCCCCCTAGACTTGGTGTCCAACCTGGACAGCCCTGCTGTGACTGGCTTTGAGCCTGTCCAACAAGTAAATCTTGCCGAAAACTCTTTGGACAGCCAGTCCAGGGCTGCTGTGACTGGATTTTCTGCTCACCAAGATGCTTCTCCACAAGTAAACACTGCGCTAGCTTCGGCCCCAGTCATTGCCAATTCAGTTCAATCGGCATCGGCGGCAAATATTGGTGTCAGCCTGGATCATGGACAATGGAAAGTTGGGGATAAAGCTAACTACTGTGGACAGTCGGTGTCTGTTTCTCGAATAGACACCGAAGATGGCTCAATTATGGTTCGCCGACAAGATGGTGAATTGATAAATACCGAAGAAAGCGAATTATCTCGCCCGTCAGTGAAAGTTGGGGATAAAATTGAGTTTTTTAACGACAGTGTTTGCAAGTGGCAAGTCGGAATTATTAAGAGCGTTAAACTAATGGAAACATATTTTTGTAGCGCAACAATTGAGTATCGAGGCTTTAAGGGTAAAGTATCTGAGGTAGAAATCTTCAGGAGTGATTGGATAAAATTTCTGCATCTAGGGCGTTAA
- a CDS encoding trypsin-like serine peptidase: MMELPPQAQQEITQRLAASEKEREKTRQYLQRGELLKADSPERIEKRKMRLLANQSLTPTLGKENREALVSNPVSEAPESAQRAFERQIGGNDTQPCWFLTRGTELRRTVGRIHIRDASRRVGWGTGFLVAPNLMVTNQHVLDSLETARFSRVEFDYEETFEGEFLLSAIFDLAPEIFFVSHPARGGMDYALVAVADRARADSRRPDANLAEFGYNVLVREEGKLAKGEMIHSIHHPEGQPRQVSLRENRLTALQDLWLHYETDTEQGSSGAPLYNNQWEIVGIHHGGVEKRDSEGNILAIGGGHWTPQMGERQKWWYANEGLRISRFVADVEAQVKAALDSNAPPVADRVVTQAGHALFEAILKPSQNRAVPTPSPTVEGDGSFVPQSSHGGFNPE, from the coding sequence ATGATGGAACTACCCCCCCAGGCTCAACAGGAAATAACCCAGCGTCTGGCAGCATCAGAAAAGGAACGAGAAAAAACTCGCCAGTATCTTCAGCGAGGCGAGCTTTTGAAAGCAGACAGTCCAGAGCGTATCGAGAAGCGAAAGATGCGGTTGCTGGCGAACCAAAGCTTGACTCCCACTTTAGGCAAGGAGAATCGCGAGGCCCTAGTCAGCAATCCGGTCAGCGAAGCCCCAGAGTCAGCGCAGCGTGCCTTTGAACGTCAGATCGGCGGCAATGATACCCAGCCCTGCTGGTTCTTGACGCGGGGGACAGAGCTTCGTCGAACGGTTGGGCGCATTCACATCCGTGACGCGAGTCGGCGCGTCGGATGGGGAACTGGGTTTTTGGTTGCCCCAAACCTCATGGTGACTAACCAGCATGTCCTAGATTCACTGGAGACAGCGCGGTTCAGTCGGGTAGAGTTTGACTATGAGGAGACTTTTGAAGGAGAGTTTCTGCTCTCCGCCATCTTTGACCTCGCCCCAGAAATCTTTTTCGTTTCCCATCCGGCCCGGGGAGGCATGGACTACGCCTTAGTCGCTGTTGCCGACCGCGCCCGTGCCGACAGCCGAAGACCGGACGCGAACCTCGCCGAGTTTGGTTACAACGTTCTTGTTCGAGAAGAGGGAAAACTGGCCAAGGGCGAGATGATTCACTCCATTCATCACCCAGAGGGACAGCCACGCCAGGTGAGCCTGCGCGAGAATCGGCTAACGGCGCTCCAAGACCTGTGGCTGCACTATGAGACGGACACTGAACAGGGTTCCTCTGGTGCGCCACTTTACAATAACCAGTGGGAGATTGTGGGAATTCATCACGGCGGAGTCGAGAAGCGCGATAGCGAGGGGAACATTCTGGCAATTGGCGGAGGTCACTGGACACCACAGATGGGAGAGCGCCAGAAATGGTGGTACGCCAACGAAGGACTACGTATTAGCCGCTTTGTTGCTGATGTCGAGGCACAGGTAAAAGCTGCTTTGGACTCGAATGCACCTCCGGTTGCTGATCGTGTCGTCACTCAAGCAGGACATGCGCTCTTCGAGGCAATACTGAAACCTTCACAGAACCGCGCTGTCCCAACTCCATCTCCAACCGTGGAGGGTGATGGTTCCTTTGTCCCTCAATCCTCACACGGAGGCTTTAACCCGGAGTAA
- a CDS encoding DNA/RNA non-specific endonuclease yields MDSREVTLTVPVSITVRIGNSPEVSTPTESFTSELSQEAARPRSYYQGYKGYDLDFLGIAVPLPKLTDEQRRNAAKNSDAVQGDDPTVLPYNHFSIVMNRRRQLAYYTVVNIDGSQSTDLSRGGDRWYFDSRIAESEQIGEALYRRNALDRGHLVRRLDPVWGSLASRANDDTFHFTNCSPQHERFNQGQDLWQGLENYILNNADARNRKVTVFTGPVMDDQDPIYKGVRLPLAFWKIIAYVKADGTLTTAAYVLEQGKLIQDMLRFEAAFDSGTYRVALDHIKERTNLDFDYLKAHELPLSSDGLEAGRDRVRLQEKYKNISL; encoded by the coding sequence ATGGATTCGCGCGAAGTGACGTTAACGGTTCCTGTAAGCATCACAGTACGTATCGGGAACAGCCCGGAAGTTTCCACGCCTACCGAAAGCTTTACATCTGAATTGTCGCAAGAAGCCGCTCGTCCCCGTTCGTACTACCAAGGTTACAAGGGCTACGACCTAGATTTTCTGGGTATCGCCGTCCCCTTACCTAAATTGACTGACGAGCAACGGCGGAACGCCGCCAAGAACAGTGATGCTGTCCAGGGTGACGATCCAACCGTGCTGCCCTATAACCATTTCAGCATTGTTATGAATCGTCGCCGTCAACTTGCCTACTATACCGTTGTCAATATTGACGGTAGCCAAAGTACCGACCTGTCACGTGGGGGGGATCGCTGGTATTTCGATTCCCGGATTGCGGAATCGGAGCAGATCGGCGAGGCGCTCTATCGCCGCAACGCCTTGGATAGAGGCCATCTAGTTCGCCGCCTTGATCCGGTCTGGGGTTCCCTGGCCAGTCGCGCCAACGATGATACCTTTCACTTCACGAACTGCTCTCCTCAGCATGAAAGATTTAACCAAGGGCAAGACCTGTGGCAGGGACTGGAAAACTACATCCTGAACAATGCTGATGCGCGCAACCGGAAGGTCACGGTGTTTACTGGTCCGGTGATGGACGACCAAGACCCCATCTACAAGGGTGTTCGTCTTCCGCTCGCTTTCTGGAAAATCATCGCCTACGTAAAAGCGGACGGCACACTGACGACAGCGGCGTATGTGTTGGAGCAAGGCAAGTTAATTCAGGATATGCTGCGCTTTGAAGCCGCTTTCGATTCCGGTACCTATCGGGTTGCACTAGACCACATCAAGGAACGTACTAATCTGGACTTCGACTATCTCAAAGCCCATGAGCTGCCGCTCTCTTCAGACGGACTGGAAGCGGGACGGGATCGTGTCCGCCTCCAGGAAAAGTACAAAAACATAAGCCTGTAG
- the mobV gene encoding MobV family relaxase yields the protein MSPLTILRIEKLKTFGNVAGSDDHVTRNRETPNADPTRENVRLIGGEDERALEEIVKEKISTLKHRPRHDAVLCTEMFLSASPEYFRPVDPSLSGQWSDSLMQQWALASRDWLAQNYGSKCVRAELHLDESTPHIHAYIVPVNEKTGRVSHDAMFGGRGGQGRIKLSKLQDSYAAALAPLGIERGVKGSKATHTKVKEYYQAVNSEPLTAVITNNQLAPTNFESASSYVARIQSDDQFQAINHQLADRAFMQERLESAEQRARASEKERQRLEEIVRSLELKTQQLRDLPLEDVAWELGLNCDRTHQSRWKGHGHIINIDGPKFYDFAPDQQKGASGAIDLVMHVNNCNLRQAVVWLHERFGEAGAERAAIAKTREVAAEIIQLEPRDKFRLPVEDKSKWSSVSNYLTQKRGIPSNFVELLHKRGLVYADDQQNAVFVMRNLGEEPQALGAFLRGTRGENNTFLGYEKGTKRREGWFYFHLGGQSTSPAERLVLFKSPIDAISFGMLEYQLRGDVPPNRTLYMVVDNPKSLPVEQLQNIPNVQVAFDSDDSGNAAARVVKELLPQSKRLKCKANDWNQQLLDYEQQLRQQQHHQEDDLSL from the coding sequence ATGTCGCCACTAACAATTCTCAGAATTGAGAAACTAAAAACATTCGGCAACGTTGCAGGAAGTGATGACCATGTTACCAGGAATAGAGAAACACCCAATGCAGATCCAACTAGAGAGAATGTCCGGTTGATTGGGGGAGAAGACGAACGCGCACTCGAAGAGATAGTTAAAGAAAAAATCTCCACGCTCAAGCATCGCCCACGGCATGATGCGGTGTTATGCACGGAAATGTTTCTCTCGGCATCACCTGAATATTTCCGTCCCGTTGATCCATCTCTTTCTGGGCAGTGGTCTGATTCACTGATGCAGCAATGGGCTTTAGCATCTCGTGACTGGCTAGCTCAAAACTATGGATCAAAGTGCGTCAGGGCAGAACTCCACCTAGATGAAAGTACCCCACACATCCACGCCTACATCGTGCCAGTGAACGAGAAAACCGGGAGAGTCAGTCATGACGCGATGTTTGGCGGTAGAGGTGGACAGGGAAGAATTAAGTTATCCAAACTCCAAGATAGTTATGCTGCTGCACTCGCTCCTTTGGGCATTGAACGGGGGGTTAAAGGCAGTAAGGCAACCCATACAAAGGTCAAAGAGTATTACCAAGCGGTTAACAGTGAACCTTTGACCGCAGTCATTACAAATAACCAATTAGCACCAACTAATTTTGAATCAGCTAGTAGTTATGTAGCCAGGATTCAGTCTGATGACCAGTTCCAAGCGATTAACCACCAACTGGCTGACCGCGCTTTCATGCAGGAGCGACTAGAGAGTGCAGAGCAACGGGCAAGAGCCAGCGAGAAGGAACGACAACGGCTAGAAGAAATTGTACGATCGCTGGAATTGAAAACCCAACAACTGCGCGATTTGCCCTTGGAGGATGTGGCTTGGGAGTTGGGGCTAAATTGCGATCGCACTCATCAGAGCAGATGGAAGGGTCACGGACACATCATTAATATAGATGGGCCCAAATTCTACGACTTTGCCCCCGATCAACAAAAGGGTGCCAGTGGTGCAATTGACTTGGTGATGCACGTTAACAATTGCAATCTACGGCAGGCGGTTGTCTGGTTGCATGAGCGATTTGGGGAAGCTGGGGCAGAACGAGCAGCGATCGCAAAAACTCGTGAAGTGGCTGCTGAAATTATCCAGTTAGAACCACGCGACAAATTCAGGCTACCAGTTGAAGATAAAAGCAAGTGGTCTTCTGTCTCCAACTACCTCACCCAAAAACGGGGGATACCATCAAACTTTGTGGAACTTCTGCATAAAAGGGGGTTAGTTTACGCTGATGATCAGCAAAACGCTGTGTTCGTCATGCGGAATCTTGGCGAAGAACCCCAGGCATTAGGAGCATTCCTGCGGGGAACACGGGGCGAGAACAACACTTTTCTTGGGTATGAGAAAGGGACTAAGCGGCGTGAGGGCTGGTTTTACTTTCACTTAGGCGGCCAGTCAACTTCGCCAGCCGAAAGATTAGTGCTTTTCAAGTCGCCCATCGATGCCATATCTTTTGGAATGCTGGAGTATCAGCTTAGAGGCGACGTGCCACCAAATAGAACGCTGTACATGGTGGTAGATAATCCCAAAAGCTTACCAGTAGAGCAATTGCAGAATATTCCTAATGTACAAGTGGCGTTTGACTCGGACGATTCTGGTAATGCAGCTGCACGAGTTGTTAAGGAACTACTGCCACAGTCCAAGCGGCTCAAGTGCAAGGCGAATGATTGGAATCAGCAGCTACTCGATTATGAGCAGCAGTTAAGGCAACAGCAGCACCACCAGGAAGATGATTTGAGTCTTTAA
- a CDS encoding IS982 family transposase, producing the protein MLNEIIAIYAITDDLLKAIGHHEDSRREMNDAEIITTAITAAMFFNGNHSKACSYMKDHKLISNMLEKSRFNRRLHSVSMLINDLFHQVGMVLKEISDSTEYLLDSFPVPICDNIRIFNVKIIQSAQYRGYIASKKRYFYGVRVQLLTTKNGIPVEFVFMPASANDVRALNALPLNLPPGSELYGDSAYTDYNIEDDLEQTSQISLKVMRKKNSKRQDPPWNQYIKQHTRHYIETVFNSITCVFPKSIHAVTYEGFLLKLQAFIFSFTLQQAFI; encoded by the coding sequence ATGCTAAACGAAATAATTGCCATATATGCTATCACAGACGATCTGTTAAAGGCGATTGGGCATCATGAAGACAGTCGTCGAGAGATGAATGACGCAGAAATTATTACAACTGCAATAACAGCGGCGATGTTCTTTAATGGTAATCATAGCAAGGCTTGTAGCTATATGAAAGACCATAAGTTAATATCTAATATGTTAGAAAAGTCACGTTTTAACCGGAGATTACACAGTGTCTCAATGTTAATCAACGACTTGTTTCATCAAGTGGGAATGGTACTGAAGGAAATTAGTGATTCCACGGAATACCTTTTAGACTCGTTTCCAGTGCCGATCTGCGACAACATCCGGATCTTTAATGTCAAAATAATCCAGTCGGCGCAGTATAGAGGTTACATTGCATCGAAAAAACGATATTTTTACGGGGTTCGAGTTCAGTTATTAACCACCAAAAATGGTATTCCCGTAGAATTTGTGTTTATGCCTGCTAGTGCCAACGATGTACGTGCGTTAAATGCCTTACCTTTAAATCTTCCACCTGGTAGTGAACTGTATGGTGATTCAGCTTATACCGACTACAATATTGAGGATGACTTGGAACAAACAAGTCAAATTTCTTTAAAAGTTATGAGAAAAAAGAACTCCAAGCGTCAAGATCCCCCTTGGAATCAATATATTAAACAACATACTCGGCATTATATTGAAACCGTGTTTAATAGTATCACTTGTGTTTTCCCAAAATCAATACATGCAGTTACTTATGAAGGGTTTTTACTTAAGCTACAAGCATTTATTTTTTCTTTTACTCTTCAACAAGCTTTTATTTAA
- a CDS encoding IS1634 family transposase → MRASPLNIRVQDIDHCGIVAGICDEMNLVEQINRLLGTHSQEIISAGQVVKAMILNGLGFVSAPLYLFEKFFVGKATEHLLGEGIRPEHLNDDRLGRVLDKLYEAGLTEVFVTVAICAARKFGVKMDSLHLDSSSFHVDGDYINNPTAQEAAEPGGIEITYGYSRDHRPDLKQFILDLMCSGDGDIPLYLRVGDGNESDSAMFATIIADFQRQWQIDALFVADAALYTEENLQQMKHLRWVSRVPGTLTAAKMLSENIPEQAFNDSAMPGYEIAAICSEYGGIRQRWLVVESQARKDADLKQLEKRLTKQLSKAQSELRLLLNQEFACSKDALIAAQRLSSKLPLHQLANIQVNEVKKHTGRGRPSKDASPTFYYQVDASLEPKEIAIAIETKRAGRFILATNVLDAEELSNDDILREYKAQQSTERGFRFLKDPLFFTSSVFLNSTERVAALAMVMGLCLLVYSLGQKALRQALERAKKTIDNQLGKPTSTPTLRWVFQCFMSIHLVTIAQIKQIANLTHERQWILQFFGAPCRKYYLLS, encoded by the coding sequence ATGAGAGCTTCACCACTAAATATTAGGGTACAGGATATTGACCACTGCGGCATAGTCGCAGGCATCTGTGATGAGATGAATCTAGTAGAACAAATTAACCGACTACTGGGAACTCACTCTCAAGAAATCATCAGTGCAGGTCAAGTTGTAAAAGCGATGATTTTAAACGGATTAGGGTTTGTGAGTGCGCCATTATATTTGTTTGAAAAGTTTTTCGTTGGCAAAGCTACAGAGCATCTTTTAGGAGAAGGAATACGTCCAGAACACTTAAACGATGACCGTTTGGGTCGAGTATTAGACAAATTGTATGAGGCTGGACTAACTGAAGTATTTGTGACAGTGGCGATTTGTGCAGCACGTAAATTCGGGGTCAAAATGGACAGCCTGCACCTCGATTCAAGTTCATTTCACGTTGATGGTGATTACATAAACAACCCAACAGCACAGGAGGCGGCGGAACCAGGAGGAATCGAAATTACCTATGGCTATTCAAGAGATCACCGCCCAGACTTGAAACAATTTATTTTAGACCTGATGTGCAGTGGGGATGGAGACATCCCGCTATACCTAAGAGTTGGAGACGGTAATGAATCGGACTCAGCGATGTTTGCTACCATAATCGCTGATTTTCAAAGGCAGTGGCAGATAGATGCTTTGTTTGTTGCAGATGCGGCCCTTTACACTGAAGAAAATTTGCAACAAATGAAACATCTTCGTTGGGTATCGAGAGTACCAGGCACCCTAACTGCGGCAAAAATGCTGTCAGAGAATATCCCAGAACAAGCATTCAATGACAGTGCAATGCCTGGGTATGAGATCGCAGCAATTTGTAGTGAGTATGGTGGTATACGACAACGTTGGTTGGTAGTTGAAAGTCAAGCGAGAAAAGATGCCGACCTCAAGCAGCTGGAAAAACGTTTAACTAAGCAATTATCAAAAGCCCAATCTGAACTGAGGCTGTTGTTAAACCAGGAATTTGCTTGCTCAAAAGATGCTCTGATTGCTGCACAACGCCTCAGCTCTAAGTTGCCCTTACACCAACTGGCTAATATCCAGGTGAATGAGGTAAAAAAACATACTGGACGTGGTAGACCCAGTAAGGATGCTTCCCCCACCTTTTACTACCAAGTTGATGCTTCACTTGAACCCAAGGAAATAGCGATCGCCATCGAAACCAAACGAGCCGGAAGATTTATTTTAGCCACCAATGTCCTTGATGCCGAAGAACTGAGCAATGACGATATTTTACGTGAATATAAGGCACAGCAGTCTACTGAGCGTGGTTTCCGATTTCTCAAAGACCCTTTATTTTTTACTTCAAGTGTGTTCCTCAACTCGACTGAGAGAGTCGCCGCACTAGCAATGGTTATGGGTTTGTGCCTGCTTGTTTATAGTCTTGGTCAAAAAGCTCTACGTCAAGCTTTGGAACGGGCAAAAAAAACTATTGATAATCAATTGGGTAAACCAACTTCTACTCCAACCTTACGTTGGGTGTTCCAATGTTTTATGTCCATTCATTTGGTTACGATCGCCCAAATAAAGCAAATTGCCAACTTAACCCATGAAAGGCAATGGATTCTCCAGTTTTTTGGTGCTCCTTGTCGAAAATATTATCTTCTTTCTTAA
- a CDS encoding ParB N-terminal domain-containing protein, translating into MTNFDKILEVAQKRQGQSQPLKLQDSTVLLEQIKDREQDTRPLNPKHVESLAESIAVLGLLEPLVIDNKGKLLAGGHRLAAIRLLKEQQAPKYLHQFPDNRIPIRMLPFDVESDPDLALQVEIAENEQRRDYTPNEVKAIAERLRTAGFIDVKGRPKKGQKPLMPALAVVVGKNLRTVQRYFESKQDTDKDKSTTGVVLLKQALTKLKQWQQIEPETPKEKALAKRLSEFMNLIEDVLGNEK; encoded by the coding sequence ATGACCAATTTTGATAAAATTCTGGAGGTCGCTCAAAAACGGCAGGGGCAATCTCAACCCCTAAAGCTCCAAGATTCTACAGTTTTACTGGAGCAGATTAAAGACCGTGAGCAGGATACGCGACCTTTAAATCCAAAGCACGTTGAGTCTCTGGCAGAGTCAATTGCTGTTCTGGGACTTCTTGAACCACTGGTAATAGATAATAAGGGTAAATTGCTGGCTGGAGGGCATCGGTTAGCAGCAATCCGATTGCTAAAGGAGCAGCAGGCTCCTAAGTATCTTCATCAGTTCCCAGACAATCGTATTCCTATCAGGATGTTGCCTTTTGATGTAGAATCAGACCCAGATTTGGCATTGCAAGTAGAGATAGCAGAGAATGAACAGCGTAGAGACTATACCCCAAACGAAGTAAAAGCTATTGCCGAGCGTCTACGCACTGCTGGATTTATTGACGTAAAGGGAAGACCCAAGAAAGGACAAAAGCCTTTAATGCCTGCTCTAGCAGTTGTAGTTGGCAAAAACCTGCGTACAGTACAAAGATATTTTGAATCGAAGCAAGATACTGACAAGGATAAAAGTACGACAGGTGTCGTACTTTTAAAACAAGCGTTAACTAAGCTGAAGCAGTGGCAACAAATTGAGCCGGAAACTCCGAAAGAGAAAGCTTTAGCAAAACGTCTGTCAGAATTTATGAACTTGATTGAGGATGTCTTGGGTAACGAGAAATAA
- a CDS encoding ParA family protein, whose translation MIITIASFKGGVGKSTTAIHLAAYLAIKGKTVLADGDLNRSVLHWSERGKSPIDVYDQSEIDQAKDFEHLVIDTPARPASNELKALANKSDLLIIPTHPSTFALEALIETVGELNELPPGRFKVLLTCVPPSPSRDGYKAKESLEKFGLPLFKTWIRRMAVYLKAENFGVPVYMVKDPRADDAWSDYQAVGKEILS comes from the coding sequence ATGATTATTACTATCGCATCGTTCAAAGGGGGTGTAGGAAAATCTACCACAGCAATACATCTGGCAGCTTACCTTGCTATCAAAGGTAAAACTGTACTAGCTGATGGTGATCTTAATCGCTCTGTATTGCATTGGTCAGAGCGTGGTAAAAGTCCAATAGATGTTTATGATCAGAGCGAAATAGACCAAGCCAAAGATTTTGAGCATCTTGTGATTGACACTCCTGCCCGTCCTGCCAGTAATGAGTTGAAAGCATTAGCAAATAAGAGTGATTTACTGATTATTCCCACCCATCCCAGCACTTTCGCTCTAGAAGCATTGATTGAAACTGTGGGAGAACTGAACGAATTGCCGCCTGGAAGGTTTAAAGTTTTACTGACTTGTGTTCCTCCTTCCCCCAGCCGTGATGGATATAAAGCCAAAGAAAGTCTTGAAAAATTTGGCTTACCCTTGTTTAAAACTTGGATTAGAAGAATGGCTGTTTACCTGAAAGCTGAAAATTTTGGAGTTCCAGTTTATATGGTAAAAGATCCTCGTGCTGATGATGCCTGGAGCGATTACCAGGCAGTGGGTAAGGAAATTCTCTCATGA